In one Pasteuria penetrans genomic region, the following are encoded:
- the recN gene encoding DNA repair protein RecN encodes MIEELMMHNFILIEKLNISFTRGLQVYTGETGAGKSLIVDAMALLAGERATGPLVRAGAEAATLAVQVDGTHLPELRKELIDQGLMLPESTDGIVIQRVLSVNGRSRCRVNGHLVPLATLRRLSREWLDFCTQESAWFLLTAREQQEWLDGFGGEQLLKYRRVYDKVYAHWKDWLEKSPPLAVAEAEKRYDSLTFQLETISNVDPQESEDTRLLQEKEKLLIKKKRQEKIAIAYAALHDEGRGLDGLREAMFSLQELGEEDAVIQSLVVASERAEEVARHIARRRAEETPVYDRLAEIEDRFAQLRQLLRSYGCSCVDEVLQKRQEWTKKLIELDAMGEYRTRWLKEKVKIEKQMEKAADDLTMARRGAAVSLQARVASEMRALAMPHARLVVDIEARDRWYPEGQDRVIFQWSANPGEELAPLSRTVSGGERARVVLALKTALAPVKGAPTLLFDEIDTGISGRVAQAVAERLAFLAQRVQVICVTHLAQVASMADRHHSVSKIPQGERMVTVVTLLDEQGRQRELARLLGGASITTTTRAHAREMLRMAQQHKADMQVGGDTSSRVKV; translated from the coding sequence TTGATAGAGGAACTGATGATGCATAATTTTATCCTTATAGAAAAACTGAATATTTCGTTCACCCGGGGTTTGCAGGTGTATACAGGCGAAACAGGAGCTGGTAAGTCGCTGATCGTAGATGCCATGGCTCTGTTAGCGGGCGAACGCGCAACAGGTCCATTGGTGCGTGCGGGTGCCGAGGCTGCAACGCTGGCGGTGCAGGTTGATGGGACCCATTTACCCGAATTGCGAAAAGAGTTGATAGATCAGGGCCTCATGTTACCTGAGTCTACTGATGGCATAGTCATTCAGCGTGTTTTATCCGTCAATGGGAGGAGTCGTTGTCGTGTCAACGGTCATCTAGTGCCATTGGCCACATTACGACGTTTGAGCAGGGAATGGTTAGATTTTTGCACACAGGAATCTGCTTGGTTTCTGTTGACAGCGAGGGAACAGCAAGAATGGCTGGATGGTTTTGGTGGGGAACAACTTCTAAAGTATCGGCGGGTTTATGATAAGGTTTATGCCCATTGGAAGGATTGGTTGGAAAAGTCACCCCCTTTAGCGGTGGCAGAGGCAGAGAAAAGATATGATTCTTTGACATTTCAACTCGAGACCATCTCTAATGTGGATCCCCAGGAGTCGGAGGATACACGGTTATTGCAGGAGAAGGAAAAGCTCCTGATCAAGAAAAAGCGTCAGGAGAAAATAGCAATTGCCTATGCGGCCTTGCATGATGAGGGACGGGGATTGGATGGATTGCGTGAGGCTATGTTCTCACTGCAGGAGTTAGGGGAAGAGGATGCTGTGATTCAGTCTTTGGTGGTTGCATCGGAACGGGCGGAAGAGGTGGCGAGACATATAGCTCGTCGACGTGCAGAGGAGACTCCCGTTTACGATCGTTTGGCTGAGATTGAGGATCGGTTCGCACAATTACGACAATTGTTGCGTTCCTATGGGTGTAGCTGTGTGGATGAGGTTTTACAGAAACGACAGGAATGGACTAAGAAATTGATTGAGCTGGATGCTATGGGTGAATACCGTACCCGTTGGCTGAAGGAAAAAGTAAAGATAGAAAAACAAATGGAGAAGGCCGCCGATGATCTGACAATGGCCCGGCGGGGAGCAGCTGTATCTCTGCAGGCAAGGGTTGCTTCCGAGATGAGGGCACTCGCAATGCCCCATGCTCGTTTGGTTGTTGATATAGAAGCGAGGGATCGCTGGTATCCTGAGGGCCAGGATCGGGTTATTTTCCAATGGTCAGCCAATCCAGGTGAAGAATTGGCACCCTTGTCGCGCACCGTTTCAGGTGGTGAGAGAGCCCGTGTTGTTCTGGCCTTGAAAACAGCCCTGGCACCTGTGAAAGGAGCGCCCACCTTGCTCTTCGATGAAATTGACACAGGAATCAGCGGTCGGGTTGCTCAGGCCGTAGCGGAGCGATTAGCCTTCCTGGCACAGCGTGTACAGGTGATATGTGTAACACACTTGGCACAGGTGGCTAGCATGGCGGATCGGCATCACAGTGTTTCCAAAATTCCCCAAGGTGAGCGAATGGTAACCGTGGTTACCCTACTCGATGAGCAGGGAAGGCAGAGAGAACTGGCGCGATTGTTAGGGGGTGCTTCGATTACAACCACAACGCGTGCGCATGCTCGGGAAATGCTTCGCATGGCACAACAACATAAAGCGGATATGCAGGTGGGGGGAGACACGTCCTCCCGGGTTAAAGTGTAA
- a CDS encoding transposase, which produces MMGIQGGHRPLQEGDSSEKDKQGVLPEGHYLRRIKEEVDFSYVYEAVQHLYAQIGRRSTDPVLLLKMQVLGCLEGITSERRLEREIRGNAGYRWFLDIESPEDVPDHSTLSRNRNERFGRVGLYRDLLNRAMKEIAARGLSPTVGSTSFGSFSSTSSHKFSSSSKVRRTS; this is translated from the coding sequence ATGATGGGCATCCAAGGGGGTCATCGTCCCCTCCAAGAAGGGGATTCATCCGAAAAAGATAAGCAAGGGGTTTTACCTGAGGGACATTACTTGCGTCGTATCAAGGAGGAAGTTGATTTTTCCTATGTCTACGAGGCCGTACAACATCTCTATGCGCAAATTGGCCGTCGTTCCACGGATCCGGTACTGCTCCTGAAAATGCAGGTACTCGGGTGCCTGGAGGGGATCACTTCTGAACGTCGTCTTGAGCGTGAGATTAGGGGTAATGCAGGATATCGTTGGTTTCTGGACATCGAATCCCCGGAAGATGTACCGGACCATTCCACATTGAGTCGCAATCGTAATGAGCGTTTTGGACGGGTGGGTTTATACCGTGATCTATTGAACCGGGCCATGAAGGAAATTGCAGCGCGAGGGTTATCACCTACGGTAGGTTCCACAAGTTTTGGTTCTTTTTCATCGACCTCATCTCATAAATTTTCTTCGTCATCAAAGGTACGTCGTACAAGCTGA